In Methanomassiliicoccales archaeon, the sequence AAGGTCGAAACCGTAGGAGATCGGGACGAGCGTCATCGGAAGGTTCTTTTGCACATACTCGTAGATCCTGATGAATTCGGGCAGGGTATACCCCTTCATTAATTCATCAACATCTGGTACGTGGATGTTGTCGACCTGTCCCGGCTCAGATATGATCGGTCCAGTAGATATCGGAGGCAAAGTGTCCTTGTACTGCAGTGTCAATCCCAACTCCCTTACCCACGGAAGCGAGTAGAACCAGTGCGTCACAGGTAGTAGGTCGTACAGTTGCGAGATATATCCGACGCAGTGGATTCCCAACTCAGGCTTCTCGTAGAAGTCTCGAATCGTGAACCCGCAGGCTACCGCAGCGTGCGATAGAATAATCGGATCCACGTCGATCCTGTCGTGCGCTACATCGACGAACGGGGAGGCGAATCGCTTATTAGCATTTGCATGCCACTTCATATCCATTCCTGGAAATAGTTCTTCGTAGCCCATTATGTACCCCCAAAAAAGATTACCGCCTTTACGATATTTAAGGATTACTTTATTACTTTTGAAACAATTTTTCAAAAAAGATTGTTAAGTTGTGTTAATATGCAACATTATTCGATTTCATTTCAATAATAAGCAACAATGTTTCATTCTAGAAGATATGTCTCATCCAGCCCATTCTCCGCATTTTTAGAAATGGAATGATAGATACTTAAAGAATAGTTTAAAAGAAAATGGAGGCGAAATGATCGATTCGTTACAAATTAATTGCCACCTTTTCGATTTGACTAGATCCAGCTGCTTAAAAATAACTCCCTCTATTGGAATTGATGGTCCCAGCACTGATCAATAAGTCTCTTTCTATACTTAACCGCTCAATTCAATGGGACTTCCTTCGATGGGAACCAAGACCTCGCGATCAATCAATTCTGAAAATCTTTCTGGCTTCACGGTATGAACGGGAATGACGACTTCCGGATCTATCATGTCAATGATTTTGACTAGATCTTCAGCAGGCGCATGTCCGGAGGCATGATATCCTGGGTCGAATTTCGGTCGAGGACCTTGCGAATCTTCAACGATCTCAAACCCCCTTATCTTCATCCCGAAGAGCGAGAGCCAATTTCTTAACCGATAAAAATCGATAGCCTGCTCTTCTGTGTAAGCCTCACTGCTTGAGTAGATATAAGTGCCACCTCTTGGCTTAATATCAAGTAATCTATTCATATCCCAGAAAGAAAAACAAACAATAAATTTCCTGGGATCCAGGGCGATGTCCATTGGGTCAATAAGAGCTTCCTCATGCCTTGTTTCAACTTCTGTTTCATAACTCTCCATTTTTTCCTTGATATCGCGATAAACCCGCACATTCTCCATGTGATCTCTACCGTCAACACACGAGATAGCGTCGAGGCAATAGGCGTCTTTCATGAGAACGACGAGTTCTCGTCCCAATTCTTTAGCGATCCTTTTGAATGTATCAAGTCGCTCGAAATTCCGTGGCGAGAAGTCTGCGACGATCAGTCCTTTTTCATCTGAAGAAGCGCCCAAGCACGTTTCGTAAACGGTTTTCTCGGTAATGCCCTCTTGTGTCGCATCGATCCTCGTGCCCTCGATGATGAGGGCGCGTGGGCAGAGCGCTCTTGCTTCATTGACGAAGGTCTTTGTCTTATCGGCAAAACGACCATGCATTCTCAGATCTCCAGTATACACAATCCAACCGCAAGACGTGTTCACGCCAAACGCCGAAGAACCGTAAATAGAATGATCAGTATCGAATTGTCTAAATTCTATGTCGACATCCTCCTGCTTCAAGAGTTCGCCGCTATCGAACCTTTTTCGCAACGGACAAAAGGTCATGAAATTCTCAAATCTGTTCGTCATCGGTCCTGCAATAACCAATTTCCTCCCCTTAAGGGGATCACTTCTTGCAACCGCAAGATATCTGTCGTTTTTTCCAGGCGTTCTCCGATTAGCATATACTACCTCATGCTCAATGTGATGGCTATCGCAATCCCTTAAACATTTAAGCAAAGCAAATGTCATGGGCGATGCAACGAACGGTATTTTGAAATCAAGCATTGACGCCCTCCCAACGTGATCGAGGTGTGCGTGCGAGAGGAAAACGGCATCGACCCTCATTTTCTGAAATTTTGATAAATCAACGTCAGTTGGTACGAGATCATCTCTATAAATATTTAGATGGGGTAACTGGCCGATATGCAGATAATCATGAATTCCTCTTCCAGGCCTCGGTGCGAGGAACTCCTCGCAAAACCTGCCTAATTTCTCATAATTAATACCGAAATCGAAAAAGACGCCATGCCCGTCAAATTCCAAATAGATCTTGTTGCCACCAATCGACTGACATCCGTCATAAACAGTAATTTCGGCAGTCAATAATTTCCCCCACCTCAATGTTATGTCTTAGCCAACTATCAAAGTTTTCCGGTCATTTCACTCAGTAGGTTCCAAAATGACCTCGCTTCAATACACACAAACGAAAATAGTGAATGGACAATCCATTTTATCTTGATCAGGATGAAAGCTGTTAGCCAGTAACCGGCAACAAATACTCCCCAAATCTCGAAATCGGAGGAGCCATCATCGCTCAACGACTTTGCCGATGATGGGGACCACCTTGCCACATCTCATGCAGCGATGATCCCGCGAAAGCTCTCCTTTTATAACACGATAATACGACCTTTTGATGAGAACTGCGCCACACTCCGGGCATACCGTGTTTTCATATGTACTCTCCGAAATATTCCCTAAATAGACGTATTCGATTCCCGCGTCTCTCGCAATTTCATAGGCGTTGTACATAACACTAAGATCCGTCGGTGGTTCTTTATACTTATATGCTGGGAAATACCTAGTGAAATGCAAGGGCGTCTCAGGACCAGCATTCTTGATATGCTCTTCAATCAACGATCGTATCGAGAATTCGTCGTCATTGACCCCCGTCACGAGAAGATTGACGATCTCAACGTGCACTCCCAATTCTATGGCGAGACGGACATTTCTCCATACCTTATTTATATCGACGTTGCCGCAGAATTTCCGATAGACCTCTTTGTCACCCTTCACATCGATTTTTGCGCCAGTAAGACCGGCTTCTCTCAGAAGCATAAGAGCTTCAGGAGTCAAATAGCCATTCGTTACAAAGCATGAATACAATCCGCGTGCCCTCCCTTTCCTGAAAGCATCTAGAGCCCAATCGGTAAGAAGTGTCGGCTCCTGAAAACTTGCGCAAAGCCCATGATCCCCTCTTAATATGGCGAGGTTGACAATATCATCCGGACTGGTGTAATCATCGACTTCTGGATCGGGAATTCTCCTTGAGAGATGATAATTCTGGCACCAAGGACAATTGAAATTGCAAGACCATGTGGAGAAGGTGAGAGCGGTTGAACCTGGCCAATAATGATACAACGGCTTGATTTCGATGGGGCGGCTTTCAATCGCGCTCAAATTGCCATAGACGAGGATGAAGAGTCGCCCTTCGATGTTTATCCTCGTCTTGCAGAATCCTCTCGCACCAGAAGCAATTACGCACCTTCTTTCGCAGAGTCCACAACGCACTTTAGAATCCCCGACCCGTTCATAGAGAATTGCTTCCCTCACCACCTGCTGTTTAAGAATCCGATCCAGATCTTTCTTATTATTCGTCATCGATGAATATTCTCGTCATGTTCTTGAGCTAAATAAATTTGTCAATACTTGTCGATTGGTTTCGCTAGATTCCTGCGGCTCGATGAGCCTATCGATGTTAGGGAGACTAGAGACCTGGCAAGATCCAAACTCCCATCAAATGAAGGGCCCTCATGAACGACACTAAATCGCAACGCTGAGATTTCGAACACAATGCCCTGGCAAATATCCCGTACTTTTTGATTGTTAGTACACAGCAAGCGCCACAAAATATTAACTGGCATACAAGCATTTAGGCATCGAAGGATATCTATCGAAATAACCTTGTGCCGCATTTCAATACAATCTATCTTCAACCATCGGTTAAGAGTGAGGTATACCGATTTCAGCAAAGAAAAAACCGGCTTCGCAGGAATTTTCTCCTGCATGAAGAACAAGTTCATCCCGAAATATAATTTCCATTGCGGTGGAATTTATTCACAAAATTGTTTTTAGATTTAATGCTGCTTATGGAAAGATAGCATGAGATCTTTGATTATTAATTGCTATATGAACCCAAAAGAAATCAATGAGCTCTATAATGCAATTAAACCATTGAGTGATTGCCATATCTTACATTACGAAGAAATGGAAAACAAAGATCAATTGAAAGATTTTTTTGACGCAGTTATCATCAGCGGCTCTGAAGCGAGAATAGTTAATGA encodes:
- a CDS encoding MBL fold metallo-hydrolase RNA specificity domain-containing protein, with product MTAEITVYDGCQSIGGNKIYLEFDGHGVFFDFGINYEKLGRFCEEFLAPRPGRGIHDYLHIGQLPHLNIYRDDLVPTDVDLSKFQKMRVDAVFLSHAHLDHVGRASMLDFKIPFVASPMTFALLKCLRDCDSHHIEHEVVYANRRTPGKNDRYLAVARSDPLKGRKLVIAGPMTNRFENFMTFCPLRKRFDSGELLKQEDVDIEFRQFDTDHSIYGSSAFGVNTSCGWIVYTGDLRMHGRFADKTKTFVNEARALCPRALIIEGTRIDATQEGITEKTVYETCLGASSDEKGLIVADFSPRNFERLDTFKRIAKELGRELVVLMKDAYCLDAISCVDGRDHMENVRVYRDIKEKMESYETEVETRHEEALIDPMDIALDPRKFIVCFSFWDMNRLLDIKPRGGTYIYSSSEAYTEEQAIDFYRLRNWLSLFGMKIRGFEIVEDSQGPRPKFDPGYHASGHAPAEDLVKIIDMIDPEVVIPVHTVKPERFSELIDREVLVPIEGSPIELSG
- the amrS gene encoding AmmeMemoRadiSam system radical SAM enzyme, encoding MTNNKKDLDRILKQQVVREAILYERVGDSKVRCGLCERRCVIASGARGFCKTRINIEGRLFILVYGNLSAIESRPIEIKPLYHYWPGSTALTFSTWSCNFNCPWCQNYHLSRRIPDPEVDDYTSPDDIVNLAILRGDHGLCASFQEPTLLTDWALDAFRKGRARGLYSCFVTNGYLTPEALMLLREAGLTGAKIDVKGDKEVYRKFCGNVDINKVWRNVRLAIELGVHVEIVNLLVTGVNDDEFSIRSLIEEHIKNAGPETPLHFTRYFPAYKYKEPPTDLSVMYNAYEIARDAGIEYVYLGNISESTYENTVCPECGAVLIKRSYYRVIKGELSRDHRCMRCGKVVPIIGKVVER